The Metabacillus schmidteae nucleotide sequence TTTATAATAATTGTTTAATCTCTAACCCTATTAACATTTTTTGAAACCTAAATTCTAGTTATTTTTTTGAAATATTTGCCGTTTAACCATCCTGTTCATTGGGAAAGTAAACTATGAGCAATCACAACACTTAATCGAATTTTAAAAGGAGGAAGAAAATGATAGATTACAACGGAGTAACAGATTCTTGGATGGCGTATTTAGGTAGATTACCAGATTTAGTTCTTGCACTTCTCGTCCTTTTAATAGGGTGGATTGTTGCAGCACTTGTTGCAAAGGCTGTAAAAGCTGCCTTGCATCGTACAGATTTTGATAACAAAATGGCGCGATGGATGAGACCTGATTCTGATAGAGAACGGAGTACATCAAAGCCTGTCAATTATTCTTCTGAAAAAATTATTAGTAAGATTGTATTTTGGTTGATCATGGCTGTAGCTTTTGTTTTATTTTTAAATATGTTGAGCCTGCCATATGTGGCACAGCCGATTTCCGAAGCACTAGGTGTTATCGTAGCTGCGATACCAAACCTATTAAAAGCGGCTCTTATCGCAGTTGTTGCCTGGTTGATTGCATCAGGTTTGTCGATGCTGATTAAAAAGGCAGGAGGAAGTCAGCGTATTCAAGGATTTTTATCGCGATGGAAGCTGACAAATGACACGATTCAAGGTAATCAAGCGGTCATTTCTGTTTCTAAGGCAGTCTTTTATTTAACACTGTTGCTGTTTTTGCCAGCTGTTCTCTCAGCACTCGGAATTGAGGCCATTTCAGAGCCTCTTGAAGGAATGTTAAATGGATTCTTTGCCTTTATTCCTAAGCTAATTGGTGCAGCGATTATCCTCTTTATTGGATGGTTAGTAGCGAAGATCGTAAAAGAAATTCTTGTGAAGTTCTTGAGCAGTATAGGAACAGATCGTCTTGCAGCTAAGCTAGGTGCTGAAAAGGCACTTGATAAACATTCCCTTTCTCAGCTGATTGGGACTATCGTGTATGTTTTCATTTTAATCCCGGTTGTCATCTCG carries:
- a CDS encoding mechanosensitive ion channel, translated to MIDYNGVTDSWMAYLGRLPDLVLALLVLLIGWIVAALVAKAVKAALHRTDFDNKMARWMRPDSDRERSTSKPVNYSSEKIISKIVFWLIMAVAFVLFLNMLSLPYVAQPISEALGVIVAAIPNLLKAALIAVVAWLIASGLSMLIKKAGGSQRIQGFLSRWKLTNDTIQGNQAVISVSKAVFYLTLLLFLPAVLSALGIEAISEPLEGMLNGFFAFIPKLIGAAIILFIGWLVAKIVKEILVKFLSSIGTDRLAAKLGAEKALDKHSLSQLIGTIVYVFILIPVVISALETLDIDGISEPAVGMLGQIMDMIPNIIVAILLVAAGLWVGKWVKTAVTSLLERVGFNSILSKIGLGSLRKSTQTLTISELVGLIAQIIVVLLFTIEALQLVNLDSLVSILTVVLAYIPMVLTAVLILGIGFYAGDLVKRIVKSMVRQETEGKLLGNIAKYTIITLAFFMALNQLGVASTIVNAAFILILGGFTIAFGLAFGLGGREAAGRTLNKLSNKMEQTTIQSPDPSEWKRNPEQTNIKTSDTNLFQNRNMTDFNNPRRDK